One genomic segment of Lytechinus pictus isolate F3 Inbred chromosome 18, Lp3.0, whole genome shotgun sequence includes these proteins:
- the LOC129281862 gene encoding zinc finger protein 503-like yields MLATRTQPLMHTEYLQPMDPLPTTLDAKKSPLALLAQTCSSIGKPDPPPNSNEMKTGLTAPLDIGGKKSPEKAATTVPELDRSSFKPYKQNEKRDGDAYVTKIPGYADKAISRGSPLSVITSTDSKPIASATTFTSSPPSPTKTRTEASRPSSNQSTTETVSSHTSTGHSFGCTSSGAHSPSYRGDSKPHSQVSTAPILPTHLVPPALATGFKPSTSHTSTPPTSGHYGGCPSQLLGHLPHIADPASISKDHAGHILAATAGSPYATAYARVKTADGGTTLMPICRDPYCSHCQSASLAASAASGAACTQCRHDGLSLGGAVPFALPVPGAFPAYFQSGSPTASATPYLYPPPPVPAQTEHGHVCNWVSGNTSCGKRFGSGEELLQHLRTHTMQSSESISTPSPYALASSINAQLSAYYMHYPTAGHIPGSFGLTKPGVPPSPLSPGSALRYHPYKAPIPTSLATLPGLPAGAYYSPYAFHDLKGRLAAAGVPH; encoded by the exons ATGCTTGCGACACGGACGCAACCCCTAATGCATACGGAGTATTTACAGCCCATGGACCCTCTTCCAACCACG TTGGATGCGAAGAAGAGTCCACTGGCCTTGCTGGCTCAGACATGTAGCAGTATCGGAAAGCCAGACCCTCCTCCCAACTCGAATGAGATGAAGACCGGGTTGACGGCTCCTCTCGACATCGGTGGCAAGAAGTCCCCTGAGAAGGCAGCGACCACGGTGCCCGAGCTCGACAGGTCATCGTTCAAGCCTTACAAGCAAAACGAGAAACGCGACGGCGATGCCTATGTGACGAAAATACCAGGTTACGCCGACAAAGCAATCTCGCGGGGATCCCCTCTGAGTGTCATCACAAGCACGGACTCGAAACCAATCGCCAGCGCGACCACCTTCACGTCGTCGCCGCCGTCGCCAACGAAAACAAGGACAGAGGCATCGAGGCCAAGTTCGAATCAGAGTACAACAGAAACTGTCTCAAGTCACACCAGTACTGGACATAGCTTTGGCTGCACAAGCTCAGGTGCTCATAGTCCGAGTTACCGAGGTGATTCGAAGCCCCACTCTCAGGTTTCCACTGCCCCTATCTTACCGACACATCTCGTGCCCCCTGCACTAGCCACAGGATTCAAACCGTCTACATCTCACACCAGTACTCCACCCACTTCAGGACATTATGGTGGATGCCCTTCGCAGCTTCTTGGACACCTACCCCACATTGCAGATCCTGCAAGCATTTCAAAGGATCATGCTGGACATATTTTAGCTGCTACCGCCGGTTCACCTTACGCCACCGCCTATGCACGTGTGAAAACCGCTGATGGGGGCACCACATTGATGCCTATCTGCCGTGACCCGTACTGTTCACATTGTCAATCAGCCTCACTTGCAGCTTCTGCAGCATCGGGTGCAGCATGCACGCAATGTAGACATGATGGACTATCACTCGGCGGGGCCGTTCCGTTTGCACTTCCCGTTCCGGGTGCGTTTCCCGCCTATTTCCAATCGGGAAGTCCCACCGCATCAGCCACGCCTTATCTCTACCCTCCACCCCCGGTACCCGCCCAAACCGAGCATGGACACGTCTGCAACTGGGTTTCGGGCAACACGAGCTGTGGGAAACGGTTCGGCAGTGGCGAGGAGTTGCTGCAACATTTACGCACGCACACGATGCAGTCCAGCGAGTCGATAAGTACGCCGTCTCCTTACGCCTTGGCATCGTCAATCAACGCCCAACTTAGTGCTTACTACATGCACTATCCTACTGCAGGACATATCCCTGGTTCCTTTGGACTTACAAAACCAGGAGTACCACCTTCACCCCTTAGCCCAGGATCCGCCCTAAGGTATCACCCCTACAAGGCACCCATCCCCACCTCGTTGGCCACCCTCCCTGGACTCCCAGCCGGTGCTTACTACTCCCCGTATGCTTTCCACGATCTTAAAGGTCGACTCGCCGCAGCTGGAGTACCCCACTAG